AGGAACAGATCTATGTGCCGCCTGCAGCTCCCTACACCAGCAGCAAGTAAGCTGGGCTGAGTCGATCCTTTTGGAAAACGGTCTCCTAAAATGGGGGCCGTTTTTCTCTTTATGCGCTTGGAGTGAAGATTTGACGGGGTGATTAGGTCGCACCCCCCGTTGCGGAACATGCAAAAACTCAAAAATACATGTTGATTTCCCCGCCACAGCCAGCAAGCTCCACCTCCCGAAAGTCCGAACTTTATATTTGATCTCATGGCAGTAGCAATCCGTCTCCGTCAAGAAGGCTCCAAAGGCCATCTGTTTTATCGTGTCGTCGCCGCTGACCAGCGCTTCAAGCGCGATGGTCGTTTCCTTGAAATCCTGGGCACGTATGACCCACACATGAAAGGTGCCAACACCAACATCGATCTCGACAAGGTGAATTCCTGGATCGCTAAAGGTGCACAGCCTTCTGAGACCGTGCGCAGCCTGATCAAGCGCGCTGGCAAAGCTGCTGCCAAGTAATTGGCTTAACATTTCGTTTCCGTTGTTGATCGGGCTGACGGAAACAGCTAATTGCCTGTCATGGACGCCCCCGAAGCACTTCGCGAATTCCTGACCTATGTGGTGGCCAATCTGATTGACCACCCGCAACAAGCTTCCATCGCCATTGGCCACAACGCCAATGGCGTTTTGGTGTTTCGGGTTCAGCTCGCCCAGGAGGATGTAAAACATGTCCTGGGGAAAAACGGCATGACCGCCAGCTCCATCCGCTCCCTGCTCAATACGGCTGCTGAAAAGCACGGCCTGCGCGTCAGCCTGAAAATCGGCGCAGCGCGGGATCTGGAGGATGAGGAGACGCCGGAGCAGGAGCAGCAGCGGGAAGAAGCCGCTGCGGCGGACTGTTGACCGGGCCGCTGTCCCGGACGGGAATCCCGTTTCCCCGCTCACTGGCGGTTGCAGACTGCGCCGCTTCATCGTATCCCACGCGCCCCCATTCATGCCGCTGACCCTTCACGACACACTTTCCCGCTCGCCGCGCCTCATCACGCCCCTGGATGGCAAGACGCTACGCTTTTACTGCTGCGGCCCCACGGTTTACGGCCCGGCGCACATTGGTAATTTCCGCACCTTTGTGGCCCAGGATGTTTTCCGCCGCGTCATCGAGCAGGGCGGTCTGGCGACGCTGCATGTGCGCAACCTGACGGACGTGGATGACAAGACCATCCGGGATTCCCAGAAGGCGGGGCAGTCGCTGACGGATTTCACCCAG
The window above is part of the Prosthecobacter fusiformis genome. Proteins encoded here:
- a CDS encoding KH domain-containing protein is translated as MDAPEALREFLTYVVANLIDHPQQASIAIGHNANGVLVFRVQLAQEDVKHVLGKNGMTASSIRSLLNTAAEKHGLRVSLKIGAARDLEDEETPEQEQQREEAAAADC
- the rpsP gene encoding 30S ribosomal protein S16; protein product: MAVAIRLRQEGSKGHLFYRVVAADQRFKRDGRFLEILGTYDPHMKGANTNIDLDKVNSWIAKGAQPSETVRSLIKRAGKAAAK